The following are encoded in a window of Flavobacterium cupriresistens genomic DNA:
- a CDS encoding formimidoylglutamase translates to MEKLIPFTINDLAKVTNHRSGEIKFGEKMIIIPKGADKINFLKESEAKYVLLGIPEDIGIRANYGRPGAASAWESAIKSIANIQHNRFAKGSQIIVLGQINVTEEMRDVEHLDFNDIDDRSKLSQLVEKIDKEVSHIIFNIVKAGKIPIIIGGGHNNAYGNIKGSALAKGKPVNAINFDAHSDFRILEGRHSGNGFSYAYEEGFLKKYFIFGLHENYTSKSVLDIIKKIEDRVRYNTYDSVNIRKEKEFYKEMIYALDFVKSDPFGIEIDLDAIPNIASSAMTISGFSIEELRQFISFFGEHKNATYLHICEGAPDLDQSPNNHLIGKLIGYLITDFIKANNENI, encoded by the coding sequence ATGGAGAAATTAATACCATTTACAATAAACGATTTAGCTAAAGTCACCAATCATAGAAGTGGCGAAATCAAATTTGGAGAAAAAATGATTATCATTCCTAAGGGAGCTGATAAAATTAATTTCCTAAAAGAGAGCGAGGCTAAGTATGTCCTTCTGGGAATCCCCGAAGATATCGGCATCCGTGCTAATTATGGCAGACCCGGTGCAGCATCGGCTTGGGAAAGTGCGATAAAAAGCATCGCCAACATTCAGCACAATCGTTTCGCAAAAGGCAGTCAGATTATTGTTTTGGGCCAAATCAATGTTACGGAGGAAATGCGTGACGTAGAACATCTGGATTTTAATGATATTGACGATCGTTCGAAATTAAGCCAGTTGGTAGAAAAAATTGACAAAGAAGTTTCTCACATCATCTTTAATATTGTTAAAGCCGGAAAAATCCCTATTATCATTGGCGGAGGCCACAATAATGCCTACGGAAATATAAAGGGTTCTGCTCTAGCCAAAGGAAAACCGGTAAACGCGATTAATTTTGATGCGCACTCAGATTTTAGAATCCTGGAAGGGCGTCACAGCGGAAACGGATTCTCTTATGCTTATGAAGAAGGTTTCCTGAAAAAGTATTTTATTTTTGGATTACACGAGAATTACACTTCCAAAAGTGTCTTGGATATTATCAAAAAGATAGAAGACCGTGTGCGTTATAACACCTATGACAGTGTTAACATCCGAAAAGAAAAAGAGTTCTACAAAGAGATGATTTACGCTTTGGATTTTGTCAAATCGGATCCTTTTGGAATTGAAATTGATCTCGACGCCATCCCTAACATTGCCAGCAGCGCTATGACTATCAGCGGATTTTCGATAGAAGAATTGCGTCAGTTTATTTCCTTTTTCGGAGAACATAAAAACGCTACTTATTTGCATATATGCGAAGGAGCACCGGACTTAGATCAATCTCCAAACAATCATTTAATTGGAAAATTAATCGGGTACCTGATCACCGATTTCATCAAAGCCAACAACGAGAATATTTAA
- a CDS encoding dicarboxylate/amino acid:cation symporter — MQSTETKKKSFLSGLTGQILIAMILGAVLGIILHNYISPEAAKSFSVKINMLATIFIRLVQMIISPLVFTTLVVGIAKLGDIKAVGRIGGKALGWFFTASFISLLIGLFYVNLLEPGLGLNLGHVDLATAHEVTDKTQSITFENFIVHIVPKSVVEAMATNEILQIVIFSIFFGLAAASLGDTVKPVVNALDKISHIVLKMVNYVMNFAPIGVFGAIAGVFAVKDFQELAVFYFKFFGSFLIGISTLWVVLIVVGYIFLKGRMNELLKRIIGPLVIAFGTTSSEAVFPKLTEELENFGVKDKVVSFMLPLGYSFNLDGSMMYMTFASIFIAQAYGIPLDLGTQMVMLLVLMLTSKGIAGVPRASLVVVAATCGMFDIPAAGIALILPIDHFCDMFRSATNVLGNALATSVVGKWENDKEAETPLEN; from the coding sequence ATGCAAAGTACAGAAACCAAAAAAAAATCATTTCTTTCAGGATTAACAGGGCAGATTTTAATTGCAATGATTCTTGGAGCAGTTTTAGGGATTATTTTACACAATTATATTTCGCCTGAGGCCGCGAAATCATTTAGTGTGAAAATAAATATGCTTGCAACCATTTTTATCCGTTTGGTGCAAATGATTATTTCTCCTTTAGTTTTTACAACACTTGTGGTTGGAATTGCTAAATTGGGTGATATAAAGGCAGTTGGAAGAATTGGAGGAAAAGCTTTAGGCTGGTTTTTTACAGCTTCTTTTATTTCTCTGTTAATTGGATTGTTTTATGTGAATCTTTTAGAGCCTGGATTGGGTTTGAATTTGGGACATGTTGATTTAGCAACTGCTCACGAAGTAACAGATAAAACGCAATCGATTACTTTTGAGAATTTTATCGTACATATCGTTCCTAAAAGTGTTGTGGAAGCAATGGCAACCAATGAAATTTTACAGATTGTAATCTTTTCTATTTTCTTCGGTTTGGCTGCTGCATCATTAGGAGATACGGTAAAGCCGGTTGTAAACGCTTTGGATAAGATTTCTCATATTGTTTTAAAAATGGTTAACTATGTAATGAACTTTGCACCAATAGGAGTTTTTGGAGCTATTGCAGGAGTTTTTGCTGTGAAAGATTTTCAGGAATTAGCCGTTTTCTATTTTAAATTCTTCGGATCATTTCTAATTGGAATCAGCACCTTATGGGTTGTATTGATTGTTGTGGGTTATATTTTCTTAAAAGGAAGAATGAACGAGTTGTTAAAACGTATTATTGGCCCGCTAGTAATCGCTTTTGGAACAACTAGTAGTGAAGCAGTTTTTCCTAAATTAACAGAAGAATTAGAGAATTTTGGAGTAAAAGATAAAGTAGTATCGTTTATGTTGCCACTTGGTTATTCATTCAACCTTGACGGAAGTATGATGTATATGACATTTGCGAGTATTTTTATCGCACAAGCTTATGGTATACCTTTAGATTTAGGGACTCAGATGGTAATGCTTTTGGTTTTAATGTTAACCAGTAAAGGTATTGCAGGTGTTCCAAGAGCAAGTTTGGTTGTTGTGGCAGCTACTTGTGGAATGTTTGATATTCCTGCTGCAGGGATCGCTTTAATATTGCCAATTGATCACTTCTGTGATATGTTTAGAAGTGCGACTAATGTTTTAGGGAATGCTTTGGCAACATCAGTGGTTGGAAAATGGGAAAATGATAAAGAAGCTGAAACTCCGTTAGAGAATTAA
- the hutI gene encoding imidazolonepropionase has protein sequence MITLITNIKELLQVRETSITKVSGAEMAVLPTIKNAFLILEYGLITDFGEMELLPKIKADKIIDATGRIVLPSWCDSHTHIVYAGNREQEFVDRINGFSYEEIANRGGGILNSAKKLNETSEDEIYNQSKVRLEEVMHLGTGAIEIKSGYGLTIEGELKTLRVIKKLAENYPITIKSTFLGAHAFPLHYKENKAGYIEEIITKMLPQIAQNKLADYVDVFCETGYFSVEETEKIMEAGIQHGLIPKIHVNQFNSIGGIQAGIKFKALSVDHLEIMNPEDIEALKDTETMPVALPSCSYFLSIPYTPAREMIKAGLPLALATDFNPGSTPSGNMNFVVATACIKMKMTPEEAINAATINGAYAMGLSESHGSITKGKKANLILTKPISSYYQIPYAFGSNLIESVFLDGKILV, from the coding sequence ATGATAACATTAATTACCAACATAAAAGAGCTGCTTCAGGTTCGTGAAACTTCAATTACTAAAGTATCCGGAGCGGAGATGGCCGTACTTCCCACAATCAAAAATGCCTTTTTGATTTTAGAATACGGTTTAATCACCGATTTTGGAGAAATGGAATTACTTCCTAAAATCAAAGCTGACAAAATTATTGACGCAACGGGACGCATCGTTTTACCTTCCTGGTGCGACAGTCACACCCATATTGTATATGCAGGTAACCGCGAACAAGAGTTCGTAGATCGTATCAATGGGTTTTCTTACGAAGAAATCGCAAATCGTGGTGGCGGAATTTTAAATTCAGCTAAAAAACTCAACGAAACTTCTGAAGACGAGATCTACAATCAATCTAAAGTTCGCTTAGAAGAAGTAATGCATTTGGGAACCGGAGCCATAGAAATCAAATCGGGTTACGGGCTAACTATTGAAGGCGAATTAAAAACGCTTCGCGTTATTAAAAAACTGGCAGAAAATTATCCTATCACGATAAAATCGACTTTTTTAGGTGCTCATGCATTTCCATTACATTACAAAGAAAACAAAGCGGGCTACATTGAGGAGATCATAACAAAGATGCTACCCCAAATTGCACAAAACAAACTGGCCGATTATGTCGATGTTTTTTGCGAAACGGGATATTTTTCTGTTGAAGAAACCGAAAAAATCATGGAAGCAGGAATACAACATGGTTTAATTCCGAAGATCCATGTGAATCAATTTAATTCGATAGGCGGAATTCAGGCCGGAATCAAATTTAAAGCCCTTTCAGTTGATCATCTTGAAATTATGAACCCGGAAGACATTGAAGCTTTAAAAGACACCGAAACAATGCCTGTAGCTTTGCCATCGTGTTCTTATTTCCTTAGCATCCCCTACACGCCGGCACGTGAAATGATAAAAGCAGGTTTACCGTTAGCTTTAGCTACCGACTTCAACCCGGGCTCTACTCCATCCGGAAACATGAATTTTGTTGTAGCCACAGCCTGCATCAAAATGAAAATGACTCCTGAAGAAGCCATCAATGCTGCTACAATAAACGGTGCTTATGCGATGGGACTTTCAGAAAGCCACGGAAGTATCACAAAAGGCAAGAAAGCCAATTTAATCCTCACAAAACCTATTTCATCTTACTACCAGATTCCTTATGCTTTTGGAAGCAATTTGATCGAAAGTGTATTTTTGGATGGTAAAATTTTAGTTTAA
- a CDS encoding DEAD/DEAH box helicase — protein sequence MLFEDLSLSKSIQKAVFEEGYLNPTPIQEQSIPIVLAGRDLIGCAQTGTGKTAAFAIPIIHQLHRIVGSSKKAKQIRALIVTPTRELAVQIGQSFDTYAKYTNLTQLTIFGGVSQNPQVDALKKGIDILVATPGRLLDLQKQGFLDLDHLHTLVLDEADQMLDMGFINDVKKIVKLTPKNRQTLLFSATMPIAIRELAEMFLQDPAKVEVSPVSSTAENVEQRIYFVEKTEKRNLLYHLIKNENLSNVLVFSRTKHGADNVVKALRKKEIPAEAIHGDKSQNARQRVLDAFKNKEVGVLVATDIAARGIDIDQLPFVINFDLPNIPETYVHRIGRTGRAGNGGIAISFCSKDEEPYWKDIKKLIKVDVNIVTDHPYPWHSGTPDATAEKPKNSNRSGGAHKSRKSNASKQNKKRWY from the coding sequence ATGTTATTCGAAGATTTATCACTTTCAAAAAGTATACAAAAAGCCGTATTTGAAGAAGGCTACCTAAATCCTACTCCTATCCAGGAACAATCTATTCCGATTGTTTTGGCCGGAAGAGATTTGATTGGTTGTGCCCAAACCGGTACCGGAAAAACAGCTGCATTTGCTATTCCTATCATACATCAGTTACACCGAATTGTTGGTTCTTCTAAAAAAGCCAAACAAATCCGTGCACTTATAGTTACTCCTACACGTGAACTTGCGGTTCAGATTGGACAAAGTTTTGACACTTATGCAAAATATACCAATCTGACACAATTAACGATTTTTGGTGGAGTTTCACAAAATCCACAAGTGGATGCCTTAAAAAAAGGAATCGATATATTGGTTGCTACTCCGGGAAGATTATTGGATTTACAAAAACAAGGTTTTCTTGACTTAGACCATTTGCACACTTTGGTTTTGGATGAAGCGGATCAGATGTTGGATATGGGTTTTATTAACGATGTAAAAAAGATCGTAAAACTTACGCCTAAAAACCGTCAAACCTTATTGTTTTCTGCCACGATGCCGATTGCCATTCGCGAATTGGCCGAAATGTTTTTACAAGATCCTGCAAAGGTTGAAGTTTCACCAGTTTCATCTACTGCTGAAAATGTAGAACAACGTATTTATTTTGTGGAGAAAACAGAGAAAAGAAATTTACTTTATCATTTAATAAAAAACGAAAATTTATCAAACGTATTGGTTTTTTCAAGAACCAAACACGGTGCTGATAATGTCGTAAAAGCATTACGCAAAAAAGAAATCCCTGCAGAAGCCATTCATGGAGATAAATCGCAGAATGCCAGACAACGTGTTTTGGATGCTTTTAAAAACAAAGAAGTAGGTGTTCTTGTTGCTACTGATATTGCCGCAAGAGGAATTGACATTGATCAATTACCATTCGTAATTAACTTTGATTTACCAAACATTCCGGAAACCTACGTACACCGAATTGGGCGTACAGGACGTGCAGGAAACGGCGGTATTGCCATCTCTTTTTGCAGTAAAGATGAAGAGCCTTATTGGAAAGACATCAAAAAACTGATAAAAGTAGATGTAAACATTGTTACCGATCATCCTTACCCTTGGCATTCAGGAACTCCGGACGCAACGGCAGAGAAACCTAAAAATTCAAACCGAAGCGGTGGTGCTCATAAATCAAGAAAGTCAAATGCTTCTAAACAAAATAAAAAGCGTTGGTATTAA
- a CDS encoding protease complex subunit PrcB family protein translates to MKKVISIVTVFVLISCGTTKTTDSKALFEILTAQSDGGGNIKFFEILTEPNEIKMLENDPLLKDKMKQDDINTSNYIILNMGEKNTGGYSIGVEKVEETDKNIIITVKENSPAPDAMTAQVITYPYTVVKIHSKKEIIIK, encoded by the coding sequence ATGAAAAAAGTAATTTCAATTGTAACCGTTTTTGTTCTGATTTCGTGCGGAACAACAAAAACAACAGATTCGAAAGCGCTATTTGAAATTTTGACAGCGCAATCTGACGGTGGTGGAAATATTAAATTCTTTGAAATTTTGACGGAGCCCAACGAAATCAAAATGCTTGAAAATGATCCACTTTTGAAAGATAAAATGAAACAGGATGATATTAATACTTCTAATTATATTATTCTGAATATGGGTGAAAAAAATACAGGAGGTTACTCTATTGGAGTTGAAAAAGTAGAAGAAACCGATAAAAACATTATTATAACCGTAAAGGAAAATAGCCCGGCTCCCGATGCTATGACTGCGCAGGTTATTACATATCCATATACAGTGGTTAAAATTCATTCGAAGAAAGAAATTATCATCAAATAA
- a CDS encoding UDP-2,3-diacylglucosamine diphosphatase produces the protein MKKRNVELVIISDVHLGTYGSHAKELNNYLSSIKPKILVLNGDIIDAWQFRKSYFPKNHLRVIQRIIGMASKGTKVYYITGNHDEILRKFSDMNMGNFALVDKLILELDGKKAWIFHGDVFDASVQHSKWIAKLGGLGYDYLILMNRFVNWFLSKLGKEPYSFSKKIKASVKKAVKFISDFETTATDLAIEKKYDYVICGHIHEPKIIEKENKHGSTLYLNSGDWVENLTALEYHKKRWKLFSYSESNFAEEENLFEMEDNLSNHLITSILKTK, from the coding sequence TTGAAAAAAAGAAATGTTGAATTGGTCATTATTTCAGATGTCCACTTAGGAACATACGGTAGCCACGCCAAAGAACTAAACAACTATTTATCAAGCATAAAGCCCAAAATATTAGTCTTAAATGGTGACATTATAGACGCCTGGCAATTTAGAAAATCTTATTTTCCAAAAAATCATTTAAGGGTTATCCAAAGAATAATCGGAATGGCTTCTAAAGGTACTAAGGTGTATTACATTACCGGAAACCACGATGAAATTCTCAGAAAATTCAGCGACATGAACATGGGGAATTTTGCCTTGGTCGATAAATTAATTTTAGAACTTGACGGTAAAAAGGCCTGGATTTTCCATGGAGACGTTTTTGATGCTTCCGTACAACACTCTAAATGGATCGCAAAACTAGGTGGTTTAGGATATGATTATCTCATTCTCATGAACCGTTTTGTCAATTGGTTTTTATCTAAACTCGGAAAAGAACCTTATTCTTTTTCTAAAAAAATAAAAGCCAGTGTCAAAAAAGCAGTAAAATTTATTTCGGATTTCGAAACAACAGCCACCGATTTGGCCATCGAAAAAAAATACGATTATGTCATCTGCGGGCATATTCACGAACCTAAAATAATTGAAAAAGAAAACAAACACGGCTCTACTTTATACCTGAATTCCGGGGACTGGGTCGAAAATTTAACGGCTTTAGAATACCATAAAAAACGCTGGAAATTATTCTCCTACTCCGAAAGCAATTTTGCAGAAGAGGAAAACCTTTTTGAAATGGAAGATAACTTAAGTAATCATTTGATTACTTCAATTCTAAAAACCAAATAA
- the aroC gene encoding chorismate synthase codes for MAGNSYGTLYKVTTFGESHGEALGGIIDGCPSGIELDLEAIEVEMSRRKPGQSAIVTQRKEPDSVQFLSGIFEGKTTGTPIGFIIPNTNQKSDDYSHIKDNYRPSHADYVYDQKYGFRDYRGGGRSSARETASRVVAGAIAKQMLPEIKINAYVSSVGPIHLDTPYQELDFSKTESNPVRCPDEKAAAIMEEYIRDIRKQGDTVGGIVSCVIQNVPVGLGEPVFDKLHAELGKAMLSINAVKGFEYGSGFSGSEMKGSAHNDLYNPDGTTQTNRSGGIQGGISNGMDIYFRVAFKPVATIMQTQDSLDNKGNITPMTGKGRHDPCVVPRAVPIVEAMAAIVLADFYLINKTY; via the coding sequence ATGGCAGGAAATAGCTACGGCACCTTATATAAAGTTACCACTTTTGGGGAATCCCATGGTGAAGCTTTAGGTGGAATTATCGACGGTTGCCCATCTGGAATAGAACTTGATCTGGAAGCAATTGAAGTTGAAATGTCCCGCAGAAAACCAGGACAGTCCGCAATCGTAACACAAAGAAAAGAACCGGATAGCGTTCAGTTTTTATCCGGAATATTTGAAGGTAAAACAACCGGTACTCCGATTGGTTTTATTATTCCGAACACCAACCAAAAATCAGACGATTACTCTCATATAAAAGACAACTACAGACCGAGCCATGCTGATTACGTATACGATCAGAAGTATGGTTTTCGCGATTATCGCGGAGGAGGAAGAAGTTCAGCTCGTGAGACAGCTAGCAGGGTAGTAGCCGGAGCAATTGCAAAACAAATGTTGCCGGAAATTAAAATTAATGCTTACGTTTCTTCTGTAGGGCCAATTCACTTAGATACTCCTTATCAGGAATTGGATTTTTCGAAAACAGAAAGCAATCCCGTACGTTGTCCTGATGAAAAAGCAGCGGCAATTATGGAAGAATACATTCGTGATATTCGCAAGCAAGGAGATACCGTAGGAGGTATTGTTTCCTGCGTAATTCAGAATGTACCAGTTGGTCTGGGAGAACCTGTTTTTGATAAACTACATGCAGAATTAGGAAAAGCAATGCTTTCTATCAATGCAGTAAAAGGTTTTGAATACGGAAGTGGTTTTTCAGGATCAGAAATGAAAGGTAGTGCGCATAACGATTTATACAATCCCGACGGAACTACCCAGACAAATCGTTCAGGTGGTATTCAAGGTGGAATCAGTAACGGAATGGATATTTACTTCAGAGTAGCTTTCAAACCTGTTGCGACTATCATGCAGACTCAGGACTCATTAGATAATAAAGGAAACATTACACCAATGACCGGAAAAGGACGTCATGATCCGTGTGTAGTACCTCGCGCAGTGCCAATTGTGGAAGCAATGGCGGCGATTGTTTTGGCTGATTTTTATTTAATCAACAAAACATATTAA
- a CDS encoding response regulator: MVFNFFSFNALGQSDLSSVQIDKLILEALSDLRESNFEKSLIHSRVALDHSTKTKNDYFIARSYNIIAANYNELGELDKAIFFYKKSLLYAYKAKNDSFKNMLYNNLGNIYCFEKKEYSRGVEFYKKSIELSLKIKDSTQIYFTYVNIAWSYFDVGQFKNGYPYLQFINANQKKFQFDDTIVITNMLNGMYCSHQGDIQKADDYFNNAIRLGRNYIEKTDLSNAHLEYSKFLSANGRYKEAYVNLDAYNKITEQIYNDEKIKSASIAGFNLELDEYKRQIDKIEIEKDSQYQSLKKSRIIVVLFVMTSFVLLLLIITLVKNIRFKKKHNLELLEAKEIAEEASLLKTQFISTISHELRTPLYGVVGITNMLLEEHKELSNSQHLSSLKFSARYLLSLVNDILQINKIEENKVVLESLTFNISDEIAMIKNSLSFLSQKNNNKISTIIDDAIPEYLIGDKLRLAQILMNLVSNALKFTKEGEVEIIINLVKVEGKMHFLEFRIKDNGVGIAAIDQTKIFEKFVQVGRKDEDYQGTGLGLSIVKRLLGLFNTTIDLKSKIGEGTLFTFTIPFEYDPEKTKRIIDEIQVDLTSNEVFKILVVEDNAINQLVTKKIIEKNNYICKVVDDGFGALQILDNEYFDLILMDINMPLMNGFETTKRIRQLGIKTPIVALTAFDKDEITDEAISSGMNDIIIKPFEPVKLFKIINYLVSETKSVGC; encoded by the coding sequence TTGGTATTTAATTTTTTTTCATTCAATGCATTGGGACAAAGTGATTTGTCATCAGTTCAGATCGATAAACTTATACTGGAAGCACTGTCTGATTTAAGAGAATCTAATTTTGAAAAATCATTAATTCATTCAAGAGTTGCGCTGGATCATTCCACGAAAACCAAAAACGATTATTTTATTGCCCGTTCTTATAATATTATAGCGGCCAATTACAATGAATTGGGAGAACTCGATAAAGCGATTTTCTTTTATAAAAAAAGCCTGTTATATGCGTACAAAGCTAAAAATGATAGCTTTAAGAATATGTTGTATAATAACCTGGGTAATATCTATTGTTTTGAAAAGAAAGAATATAGCCGTGGTGTTGAATTTTACAAAAAATCAATTGAACTAAGTTTAAAAATTAAGGATTCAACGCAGATTTATTTTACTTATGTGAATATTGCGTGGTCATATTTTGATGTGGGTCAGTTTAAGAATGGATATCCTTATTTGCAGTTTATCAATGCGAATCAGAAGAAGTTTCAGTTTGATGATACCATTGTTATTACAAATATGTTAAACGGAATGTACTGCAGTCATCAGGGAGACATTCAAAAAGCAGATGACTATTTTAATAATGCGATACGGTTAGGAAGAAATTATATAGAAAAAACAGATTTGTCAAATGCACATCTGGAATACTCGAAATTTTTGAGTGCAAACGGCAGGTATAAAGAAGCCTATGTTAATTTAGATGCATACAATAAAATAACAGAACAGATTTACAATGATGAAAAGATTAAAAGCGCTTCTATAGCAGGTTTTAACTTGGAATTAGACGAGTATAAGAGGCAAATAGATAAAATTGAGATTGAAAAAGATTCCCAATATCAAAGTCTAAAAAAATCAAGAATTATTGTGGTTTTGTTTGTGATGACTTCCTTTGTTCTTTTGTTGTTAATCATTACACTGGTTAAAAATATCAGATTTAAAAAGAAACACAATTTAGAGCTCTTAGAAGCAAAAGAAATAGCCGAGGAGGCCTCGCTACTTAAGACGCAATTTATTTCGACTATAAGCCACGAATTGCGTACTCCGCTCTATGGTGTTGTGGGGATAACCAATATGTTACTTGAGGAACATAAAGAATTGTCAAATAGTCAGCATTTGAGTTCATTAAAATTTTCTGCCAGATATCTGTTGTCATTGGTAAATGATATTCTTCAGATTAATAAAATTGAAGAAAATAAAGTGGTATTGGAAAGTTTAACATTCAATATCTCTGATGAAATTGCGATGATCAAAAATTCGCTTTCTTTTTTATCACAAAAGAACAACAATAAAATTTCTACAATTATTGATGATGCTATTCCGGAATATTTGATTGGTGATAAATTAAGGCTGGCACAAATCCTGATGAATCTGGTGAGTAACGCATTGAAGTTTACCAAAGAAGGGGAGGTTGAAATTATAATCAATCTGGTAAAAGTAGAAGGGAAGATGCACTTCTTAGAATTCCGAATAAAGGATAACGGAGTAGGAATTGCAGCAATAGATCAGACGAAAATTTTCGAAAAGTTTGTTCAGGTCGGAAGAAAGGATGAAGATTATCAAGGCACTGGACTTGGTTTGAGTATTGTGAAAAGACTGTTAGGGCTCTTTAATACTACGATCGATTTGAAAAGCAAGATAGGCGAAGGGACCTTATTTACCTTTACAATCCCTTTTGAATACGATCCCGAGAAAACGAAACGTATTATAGATGAAATCCAGGTTGACCTGACCTCTAATGAAGTTTTTAAAATTTTAGTTGTCGAGGATAATGCGATAAATCAACTTGTCACAAAGAAAATTATTGAGAAGAATAATTACATCTGTAAAGTAGTTGATGATGGTTTTGGGGCTCTTCAAATACTGGACAACGAATATTTTGACCTTATTTTGATGGATATTAACATGCCGTTAATGAACGGTTTTGAAACCACGAAAAGAATTCGTCAGTTGGGGATCAAAACACCTATTGTGGCGCTGACTGCTTTTGATAAAGACGAAATAACAGACGAAGCAATTTCTTCGGGAATGAATGATATTATTATTAAGCCGTTTGAACCCGTTAAATTGTTCAAAATAATCAATTACTTAGTAAGTGAAACAAAAAGCGTTGGTTGTTAA